A single region of the Cyclopterus lumpus isolate fCycLum1 chromosome 16, fCycLum1.pri, whole genome shotgun sequence genome encodes:
- the cited4b gene encoding cbp/p300-interacting transactivator 4b, with translation MADHLMMPMNHSSAGASLHGYRMGMNGGLQAGHQQHANQQGMRALPNGQMMHYGGAQANMETAMRQRQSMVAGPMNGQLNGAQMGHHQMTSGNMMYNGQPQQQQHHPQQQHHMHPQQQQQQQHQQQQQQQQQQQQQQQQQQQQQQQQQQQQHQHQQQAQHPQQQQQQPQQQQFANGGLTSQQLMASMQLQKLNTQYHGHPLGPMGGNHMGPTTQYRMNPAQLANMQHMAGPALALNGMDADMIDEEVLTSLVMELGLDRVQELPELFLGQNEFDFISDFVSKQQPSTVSC, from the coding sequence ATGGCAGACCATCTGATGATGCCCATGAATCACAGCTCAGCGGGCGCCAGTCTCCACGGTTACAGGATGGGCATGAATGGCGGCCTGCAGGCAGGTCACCAGCAGCATGCCAACCAGCAGGGCATGCGGGCACTGCCCAATGGCCAGATGATGCACTATGGTGGCGCCCAGGCCAACATGGAGACTGCCATGAGGCAGCGGCAGAGTATGGTGGCCGGACCCATGAATGGACAACTGAATGGGGCCCAGATGGGTCACCACCAGATGACCTCTGGTAACATGATGTATAACGGCCAGCCCCAGCAGCAACAGCATCaccctcagcagcagcatcacatgcatccacagcagcagcagcagcaacaacaccagcagcagcagcagcagcaacaacaacaacaacaacaacagcagcaacaacaacaacagcaacaacaacaacagcaacaacaacaccagcaccagcaACAAGCCCAACacccgcagcagcagcaacaacaaccacaacaacaacagtttgcGAATGGAGGGTTAACGTCCCAGCAGCTCATGGCCAGCATGCAGCTGCAAAAACTCAACACCCAGTACCATGGGCACCCACTGGGACCTATGGGTGGAAACCACATGGGCCCCACGACCCAGTATCGCATGAACCCGGCCCAGCTGGCTAACATGCAGCACATGGCCGGACCAGCCCTGGCCCTGAACGGCATGGACGCGGATATGATTGACGAGGAAGTTCTGACCTCGCTGGTCATGGAGCTGGGCTTGGATCGGGTCCAGGAGCTGCCTGAACTCTTCCTGGGCCAGAATGAGTTTGACTTCATCTCAGACTTTGTCAGCAAACAGCAGCCCAGTACCGTTAGTTGCTGA